From a region of the Castor canadensis chromosome 7, mCasCan1.hap1v2, whole genome shotgun sequence genome:
- the Rufy2 gene encoding RUN and FYVE domain-containing protein 2 isoform X10, producing the protein MTFQVRGWRREEASQGLAWAPDAKGERGAAVPCKTQATKDPTAVERANLLNMAKLSIKGLIESALSFGRTLDSDYPPLQQFFVVMEHCLKHGLKVRKSFLSYNKTIWGPLELVEKLYPEAEEIGASVRDLPGLNEFYEYHALMMEEEGAVIVGLLVGLNVIDANLCVKGEDLDSQVGVIDFSIYLKNEEDTGNKERNVQIAAILDQKNYVEELNRQLNSTVNSLHSRVDSLEKSNTKLIEELAIAKNNIIKLQEENHQLRNENKLILMKTQQHLEVTKVDVETELQTYKHSRQGLDEMYNDARRQLRDESQLRQDVENELSVQVSMKHEIELAMKLLEKDIHEKQDTLIGLRQQLEEVKAINIEMYQKLQGSEDGLKEKNEIIAQLEEKTNKITTAMRQLERSDNDLLTQTRTIAMSLVKCASSDTQDQCKLVKDISF; encoded by the exons ATGACTTTTCAGGTTCGGGGGTGGCGGAGGGAAGAGGCGTCTCAGGGTTTGGCCTGGGCGCCCGACGCCAAGGGCGAGAGAGGGGCGGCGGTGCCGTGCAAGACGCAGG CTACAAAAGACCCAACTGCTGTAGAAAGGGCAAACTTGTTAAACATGGCGAAACTGAGCATCAAAGGACTCATTGAATCAGCTCTAAGCTTTGGGCGCACCCTGGACTCCGACTACCCTCCCTTGCAGCAGTTCTTCGTGGTTATGGAACACTGTCTAAAACACGGCCTGAAAG taagaaaATCGTTTTTGAGTTATAACAAAACCATTTGGGGCCCTTTGGAACTGGTGGAGAAGCTGTACCCAGAAGCAGAGGAAATCGGAGCCAGTGTCCGGGATTTACCTGGCCTTAA TGAATTCTATGAGTACCATGCCCTAATGATGGAAGAAGAAGGCGCAGTAATCGTTGGGCTGCTGGTCGGCCTGAATGTGATAGATGCTAATCTGTGTGTGAAGGGAGAGGATTTAGACTCACAG GTTGGGGTGAttgatttttccatatatttaaagaatgaagaagataCTGGAAATAAAGAAAG GAATGTTCAAATTGCTGCCATCTTAGACCAAAAGAATTATGTTGAAGAATTAAATAGACAACTCAA CAGCACAGTCAACAGCCTCCATTCAAGAGTCGATTCATTAGAAAAGTCAAATACTAAGCTGATTGAAGAG TTAGCAATAGCAAAGAATAATATCATTAAACTCCAAGAAGAAAACCATCAGTTACGAAATGAAAATAAGTTGATTTTAATGAAAACACAGCAGCATCTAGAG GTTACAAAGGTGGACGTGGAAACTGAGCTTCAGACATACAAGCATTCCCGGCAAGGTCTAGACGAAATGTATAATGACGCCAGAAGGCAGCTTCGGGATGAGTCACAGTTGCGACAG GATGTGGAGAATGAACTTTCAGTACAAGTTAGTATGAAACATGAGATTGAACTTGCCATGAAGTTGTTGGAGAAGGATATCCATGAAAAACAAGATACTCTGATAGGTCTTCGGCAACAACTGGAGGAAGTTAAAGCAATTAACATAGAGATGTATCAAAAGTTGCAG GGCTCTGAAGAtggtttgaaagaaaaaaatgaaataattgccCAACTAGAagaaaaaaccaataaaattacTACAGCCATGAGGCAGCTGGAACGAAG TGACAACGATTTGTTAACTCAAACTAGGACGATTGCAATGTCATTGGTGAAATGTGCCAGCAGTGACACACAGGACCAGTGCAAGCTGGTCAAAGATATATCTTTCTGA
- the Rufy2 gene encoding RUN and FYVE domain-containing protein 2 isoform X9, with translation MTFQVRGWRREEASQGLAWAPDAKGERGAAVPCKTQATKDPTAVERANLLNMAKLSIKGLIESALSFGRTLDSDYPPLQQFFVVMEHCLKHGLKVRKSFLSYNKTIWGPLELVEKLYPEAEEIGASVRDLPGLKTPLGRARAWLRLALMQKKMADYLRCLIIQRDLFSEFYEYHALMMEEEGAVIVGLLVGLNVIDANLCVKGEDLDSQVGVIDFSIYLKNEEDTGNKERNVQIAAILDQKNYVEELNRQLNSTVNSLHSRVDSLEKSNTKLIEELAIAKNNIIKLQEENHQLRNENKLILMKTQQHLEVTKVDVETELQTYKHSRQGLDEMYNDARRQLRDESQLRQDVENELSVQVSMKHEIELAMKLLEKDIHEKQDTLIGLRQQLEEVKAINIEMYQKLQGSEDGLKEKNEIIAQLEEKTNKITTAMRQLERSDNDLLTQTRTIAMSLVKCASSDTQDQCKLVKDISF, from the exons ATGACTTTTCAGGTTCGGGGGTGGCGGAGGGAAGAGGCGTCTCAGGGTTTGGCCTGGGCGCCCGACGCCAAGGGCGAGAGAGGGGCGGCGGTGCCGTGCAAGACGCAGG CTACAAAAGACCCAACTGCTGTAGAAAGGGCAAACTTGTTAAACATGGCGAAACTGAGCATCAAAGGACTCATTGAATCAGCTCTAAGCTTTGGGCGCACCCTGGACTCCGACTACCCTCCCTTGCAGCAGTTCTTCGTGGTTATGGAACACTGTCTAAAACACGGCCTGAAAG taagaaaATCGTTTTTGAGTTATAACAAAACCATTTGGGGCCCTTTGGAACTGGTGGAGAAGCTGTACCCAGAAGCAGAGGAAATCGGAGCCAGTGTCCGGGATTTACCTGGCCTTAA AACCCCCTTGGGTCGTGCAAGAGCATGGCTTCGATTGGCTctcatgcaaaaaaaaatggctgATTACCTGCGCTGCTTAATCATTCAAAGGGATCTCTTCAG TGAATTCTATGAGTACCATGCCCTAATGATGGAAGAAGAAGGCGCAGTAATCGTTGGGCTGCTGGTCGGCCTGAATGTGATAGATGCTAATCTGTGTGTGAAGGGAGAGGATTTAGACTCACAG GTTGGGGTGAttgatttttccatatatttaaagaatgaagaagataCTGGAAATAAAGAAAG GAATGTTCAAATTGCTGCCATCTTAGACCAAAAGAATTATGTTGAAGAATTAAATAGACAACTCAA CAGCACAGTCAACAGCCTCCATTCAAGAGTCGATTCATTAGAAAAGTCAAATACTAAGCTGATTGAAGAG TTAGCAATAGCAAAGAATAATATCATTAAACTCCAAGAAGAAAACCATCAGTTACGAAATGAAAATAAGTTGATTTTAATGAAAACACAGCAGCATCTAGAG GTTACAAAGGTGGACGTGGAAACTGAGCTTCAGACATACAAGCATTCCCGGCAAGGTCTAGACGAAATGTATAATGACGCCAGAAGGCAGCTTCGGGATGAGTCACAGTTGCGACAG GATGTGGAGAATGAACTTTCAGTACAAGTTAGTATGAAACATGAGATTGAACTTGCCATGAAGTTGTTGGAGAAGGATATCCATGAAAAACAAGATACTCTGATAGGTCTTCGGCAACAACTGGAGGAAGTTAAAGCAATTAACATAGAGATGTATCAAAAGTTGCAG GGCTCTGAAGAtggtttgaaagaaaaaaatgaaataattgccCAACTAGAagaaaaaaccaataaaattacTACAGCCATGAGGCAGCTGGAACGAAG TGACAACGATTTGTTAACTCAAACTAGGACGATTGCAATGTCATTGGTGAAATGTGCCAGCAGTGACACACAGGACCAGTGCAAGCTGGTCAAAGATATATCTTTCTGA